A single genomic interval of Hydractinia symbiolongicarpus strain clone_291-10 chromosome 8, HSymV2.1, whole genome shotgun sequence harbors:
- the LOC130654753 gene encoding forkhead box protein E1-like: MDEIRKEVFITEAKKESVQKVTEDDKNIANDLNTKCVKPPYSYIALITMAVLHSPHKKLTLSGICEFIMEKFPYYKDRFPSWQNSIRHNLSLNDCFVKVPRESGNSGKGHYWALDPESSDMFDHGSFLRRRKRFKRSHLYSHSISDNPYKHDITRRYDCVDLTSHGKHQDLYTSPNMCHEKQEINYKVKEREKRNTDFSINTLIGDKNEICKSAFKLCQSKEFRYSSTNRAISDLNVPLFAPMHLPHYTLFIPNQEPRFHASKRYCFGCYHCY; the protein is encoded by the coding sequence ATGGATGAAATAAGAAAAGAGGTATTTATTACTGAAGCAAAGAAAGAATCTGTGCAAAAAGTCACGGAGGATGACAAAAATATTGCAAATGACTTAAACACTAAATGTGTAAAACCACCATATAGCTACATAGCTCTTATTACAATGGCAGTCTTGCATTCTCCTCATAAGAAGCTCACCTTAAGTGGTATATGTGAATTCATCATGGAGAAATTTCCATACTATAAAGATAGATTCCCATCATGGCAAAACTCGATACGACATAATTTATCTTTAAACGATTGCTTTGTGAAAGTTCCCAGAGAATCAGGAAATTCTGGAAAGGGACATTACTGGGCATTGGATCCTGAAAGTTCAGACATGTTCGACCATGGAAGTTTtctaagaagaagaaaaaggttTAAACGATCGCATTTATATTCACATAGTATTTCTGACAACCCTTATAAACATGATATTACCCGACGATATGATTGTGTGGATTTAACTTCACACGGAAAACACCAAGATTTATACACATCTCCAAACATGTGTCATGAAAAACAAGAGATTAACTATAAAGTCAAGGAGAGAGAAAAGAGAAACACAGACTTCTCAATTAATACCTTAATTGgggataaaaatgaaatttgcaAATCAGCATTTAAATTATGCCAGTCAAAGGAATTTAGATATAGCTCAACAAACAGAGCAATATCGGATTTAAACGTTCCTCTGTTTGCACCTATGCATCTGCCCCATTACACATTATTTATTCCCAACCAAGAGCCTCGTTTTCATGCTTCAAAACGATACTGTTTTGGTTGTTACCACTGTTATTAA
- the LOC130654406 gene encoding uncharacterized protein LOC130654406, with product MLQQVKYKESIFRVFMYGDYEFLCAMYGITGANGRHSCLFCNITSKLMNIPVFTRKKFKKRSLATLEENLADFRESGGSPKNAKEFYNVIDNIFFDIPIDQVCIPGLHISLGVYQKMFKMFESSCQDYDVKIALLLATEDNELDSDYGDYIEVLKETNDLQQKLEDEKAKLANQQDQLNWLVISGGLQRNILTYEKSIIKTEKKITELELEISTLGNNKRILVGVGPCASSIDKTLQKMGVERQAYHGQSFIGNHVHKLLKKENIQNLTSSIKEIVAAQKHDDQLIHSVNLEMDKYDMLFTYFAEVHNIYNSAKYLSCEEILALEISINKFMMHLRTNWPKVNISPKLHMLEDHVTEFIAKWNVGFGFYGEQGGESLHHEINRMSSRYSCIKNPVERLRNTLKQHFVNVNPESSQLKPKIKKRKIAREE from the exons atgctgcaACAAGTCAAATATAAAGAGTCGATATTCCGTGTATTTATGTATGGCGACTACGAATTTCTGTGTGCAATGTATGGTATAACTGGTGCAAATG GGCGTCACAGCTGTTTGTTTTGCAACATTACCTCAAAACTAATGAACATCCCAGTGTTTACTCgcaagaaatttaagaaaaggTCACTGGCGACACTTGAAGAAAATTTAGCAGATTTCCGTGAAAGTGGTGGGAGCCCTAAAAATGCGAAAGAATTTTATAATGtcattgacaacatattttttgacataCCTATTGATCAA GTCTGTATTCCTGGTCTTCATATTTCCTTGGGTGTATatcaaaagatgtttaaaatgtttgagtCTTCTTGCCAAGACTATGATGTAAAAATAGCTCTGCTGTTGGCAACAGAAGACAATGAACTGGATTCAGATTATGGTGACTACATCGAAGTCCTTAAAGAAACAAATGACTTGCAGCAAAAGCTGGAAGATGAAAAAGCCAAATTAGCAAACCAGCAAGATCAGTTAAACTGGCTTGTAATATCTGGTGGCTTACAACGAAATATACTGACGTACgagaaaagtataataaaaactgaGAAGAAAATCACAGAATTAGAATTAGAAATCTCAACCTTGggaaacaacaaaagaattttagtgg GTGTTGGTCCTTGTGCTTCTTCAATAGATAAAACGCTGCAAAAAATGGGTGTTGAACGTCAGGCCTACCATGGCCAAAGTTTTATCGGCAACCATGTACATAAATTGCTAAAG AAAGAAAACATCCAAAATTTAACATCCAGCATTAAAGAGATTGTTGCAGCACAAAAGCATGATGACCAGCTTATTCACAGTGTGAATTTAGAAATGGATAAGTACGACATGTTATTTACTTACTTTGCAGAAGTTCATAACATTTACAATTCGGCAAAATATCTGTCATGTGAGGAAATACTGGCTTTAG AAATTTCAATTAATAAATTCATGATGCATCTGCGAACTAACTGGCCAAAAGTTAATATTTCACCAAAACTGCATATGCTTGAAGATCATGTCACTGAGTTCATAGCAAAATGGAATGTTGGATTTGGGTTTTATGGCGAACAAG gtggaGAAAGCTTGCATCATGAAATCAACAGGATGTCGAGCAGGTACAGCTGCATCAAAAACCCAGTCGAGCGGTTACGAAATACATTAAAGCaacattttgttaatgtaaatcCTGAATCGAGccaattaaaaccaaaaattaaaaaaagaaaaattgcacGTGAAGAATAA